The DNA window tctggacACTGACAGTGACAATCTGTGTGACAGGACTgtggcagccctgagctcctgtgTCACCGGTGGCCTGGCTCAGGCAGGGTCTGTGCCCCGAGGGTGGCACGGGGACACCAGGAGTGGGCACCAGGGCATCAGAGGGGTCAGCTGAGGATCAGTCTGAGCCCCCAGGAGctcccccaggctgtcccacccgtccatccctcccagggctgcctccccaacagctctgggagcttctccctgtgtccccttggAGCtggtgctctgtccctgtctgcTTTGAGCTTCCAGGTTGTGCTGGGGGAGGAACCATCAAgttccctctgggagctgccctgggatccTCACCTGGCTGAGGACTGGGCAGGTCTAAAAGCCAGTACAAAAAGgtattttcaggaattttttccaAAGAGATTGTTCAGACATGAAGCCATTATCCCTTACCTGAAGCCACCCTGAGCCGCTGCTCCCACTCTGTGCCAATGCCTGGATACAGAATGAGCATCATTTTGTaatttggagaaggaaaggttAAGTGAAATGGGATTTAAGGCATGTTACTAACAGACATGTGAGGGGACAAAGCATCCTCAGtagctgcctgcagccagccctggctggtgatgctttttctgctctctgaagCACAATTTTATTGGACCAAAtcaaattaagggaaaaaacttttttttttttttttttttttttttctgaccagGTATTTTCAGTCCTGAGAGGAGCCTGGGGGTGGCAATtaccctgtccccaccctgccccagctgaaCCAGTGGCACTTCACTAATTGCTCTAGTGAGATAGATTAATTAATGACCCCGGGACGTTTCTGTTGGCTTTGTAACTATGCATTAGCTCTGCACCTTCTCACAGCCCGGTGGGACGGGCTGGGTCTGGGCAGCATTGCAGAGTTCTGTCGGCCCTTGGGGCacttccatccctgcagggctcagcctttGGGATCCTCGTTCCCTCCGTGCGTTCTCTCGGGACCGGCTCCGCTGCCGCCCCTGCCGCGCCTGGTGACGCCCCGGCCCGAAAGCCGCGGCGGGCCCGGGCCGATGTCGGCCGGGAGGggcggcggagcggccgcggTAAAACATCCGTGCATCGTCAGCTGGCTCCGCTCTCCTTCCTgcgccggggctgcgggggcgAGGGGCGAGCCGGGGCGCGCTGCCCTGCaccggggtgtccccagtgtcccttgGCACCGGGGTGTCCCCTTGCACcggggtgtccccaatgtcccttgGCACCGGGGTGTCCCCTTGCAGCGGGGTGTCCCCTTGCAGCGGGGTGTCCCTTGGCACCGGGGTGTCCCCAGTATCCCTTCACACCGGgttgtccccaatgtccctttACACCGGGGTGTCCCCCTGCACCAGGatgttcccagtgtcccctttacaccagggtgtccctgctgtccccgggctgtccctgtcccctcgctgtccccgctgtcccctgtccgggctgtccccgggctgtccctgtccctgctgtccccgggctgtccctgtccccgggctgtccctgctgtccccgggctgtccctgctgtccccgggctgtccctgtcccggcgCAGGCGCTGCGGCCCCGGAAGGCGCGGGGCGGGTCCCGGTTCTGGTTCCGGGCGATGGCGGCGGAGGGGCCGCGGCGGGCGCTGGCAGCGGGCCCGAGCTGCGCCGCCGGCCCGCAGGTaccggggccgggctgggccggggggccgcgccgggccgggccgtgctgAGCCCCCGTTGTGTGTTGCAGTGAGCAGCGGAGCGGGTGCGATGAGCGGCCGGCGCTGAGCCAGCGGAGATGGACGCGGAGGCCGTGAGTGACACGGGCGGGACAGCGGGCACTGCCCCGACACCTCCTCCGAGCCCcgggcactgccctggcactgccccgaCACCTCCTCCGAGCCCCGGGCACTGCCCCGACACTGCCCCTCCGAGCCCCGGGCACTGCCCCGACACCTCCTCCGAGCCCCGGGCACTGCCCCGACACCTCCTCCGAGCCCcgggcactgccctggcactgccccggCACTGCCCCTCCGAGCCCCGGGCGCTGCACCAGAACCTTCCCCCGGCGCcgctccccagcagcagctctcggGCACTGCCCCcgcccctgtccccaggcagaaAGAgatctgtcccctccctgtccccaggcagagATCTGTCCCCGGGCAGGGATCtgtcccctcccttcccagcccctgtccccgGGCAGGGATCtgtcccctcccttcccagcccctgtccccgGGCAGGgatctgtcccctccctgccacagcccagagGCTCGGTCTGAAGGGCTCATCAGGGATTTCAGGTGTGTCAGCATGGGGCAGTGCTCAGGCACAGCGCACAGAAGAGCTCCAGCAATAATTCGATTGTTGGGCGTGCTGtgggctcagctctgtcacTGTGCTGTTCCCTGTGCAGGGCCTTGGCCGTTCCTGCCACGGGAGCTCTCGTGGGCAGAGCACTTCACCCTTTGGCTGCAGCTCAGAAGTGTCCTGGAGCTCTAAACCAGCTGCTCTGAGAACactctccagggctgctcctcgtggcactgggctgggacaggcacTGGATAGAACTGTCACTTGCTGCCACCCAAGCCATGCTCAGCCTTATCCCAGGTCAGCTGGGACCACTGGAGGTCACCTGggccagcccctcctggagcaggttcCTCAGCACCACGTGCAGTATCTCCAGGGAAGGAGACTCACAGCTGCCCTGGGTATTTAACAATGTTTGTGCTAAAGGTGGTGTGAAGGCAGGAGTGTCCCTTGAAAGACACTTTCTTTTGGTGTCATTTTCCTCCTGGGCCCTTGGTGTGTGGCTGTTTTCCTCCAATTTTGCCAATTTTCCTTTGTGGAAGTGCCTTTTGGCAGTGCCTGTTACTGAGTGCTTTCAGTTTTGAGTCCCACACCCAGGTCCAGAATGCCCCTGcacctgccaggctgtcacCTGTGCTCAGCTGAACACAGCTCTGGGAGATGGGGACCTCGCTTATCTCCAGGTTCTCAGTTACAAGTGAAGAGACAAGTCAGAGATCAGCCCCTGACAGCTGAGGAGAGTTTCCAGTtgagggaattccagggagGGCCCGGGGTGAGGTGCTGACTGTGTGCTCTGGTCCCTGCAGACCATCCCCATCTGGCAGAACAAGCCCCATGGCTCAGCTCGCAGCGTGGTCAGGATGATCGGCTCCAACCTCCCCCTGaagccctgtcccagggccaCCTTCGAGGTGAGTGtcccctgcctggggcagcacAGGACACTGCCAGCAGGTGCTGCTTTGCCCCCCCACATCTGCAGAGTTGTAGCCACAAAACCTGCACTGCTACAGTGAAGTTtaagttgtttcttttttttttttttgtaatttattttttctttaattctgtttttGTAAAGTGATCGCTGGCAGCTTGGGGAAATCCCTGCTCAGGCAGTGTCTGAGCTGAGGGAGATGGAGaggtggagctgctgccccagggttTTGCTGTGTGACCTCCAAGGTGCCAGGTGCCCTCTGGGCCTGTGCCCAGGGTTTTGGAGTCCCTGACGTCACCCttggagctcagggctggcacttGGAGTGGCAGAGGGTGGCACGTGGCCTTGGCAGCGCCTGGCCTGGAtcaggtgtcccctcctgccccactcacACAgcaagaaggagcagcagctggcccagggaagcacaagggATTTATCTCCCAGCTCCAAAACCTCAACCAGTTGTGCAAACAAAGAGAAACTGCTGGAATTGCTGTTGTGTGTGTGCCTGACACAGCTGCCCACGGCCCAGGGGCTCTGGtagcacagctggggcagctccaggagaacAGACACCCTCTcctcagcagcatttccctcctGCCAGGTTCTGCCAGGTGTCTCAGATCTGTATCTGGGCGATGTGCCCCCCGTGCCCACCCTGGCTGACATCGTGTGGATCGCAGCGGACGATGAGGAGACCTATGCCAGGGTCAGGTtggttttcctctgctgctctcgGGCACAGGGCTCAGGCCACACTCTGCTCACATGGCCACAACTTCAGTCCCCTCAGGGTCTCATGTGGTGCCTCTTGAAAGACATTTTTCcccagagaggggaaaaaaagaatgcaaagtACCCAGAGAGGAATTCCATAAGAAGTGCCAGGAGCCTGTGCCGTGTCCTGTTCCACTCCCTGGTCTGTGCACAGGAACCTCTGCTCCAGGGGGTTCTGgccaggaaagggctgagctctcccaggaCTGAAATGCCCTGGACACTTGcaggggtccaggggcagcAACAGTTTCCTGTGTTCCTTGTGCTGCAGAGAACACCTCTGCACCTCTGAGGGGCCACAGAggctttgtttgtttccttggaggctctgctgccctcaggGGAGGCCAGGCTTTGTCACAGACAGGTCTGGCCTCGGTGGCTGACAGGTTTGTGTCCCCAGAAGTGACACTCGCCCGCTGAAGCACAAGTGGAAGCCGAGTCCCTTCACGGTGATCCAGAGAAACGCCTCGGTGCCCAACCtgaggaagcaggaggagaagctgctggccCTGAAGAAGCCTGGAttgccagccctgagcaggaccaCGGAGCTGCAGGATGAGCTGAGCCACCTGCGGAGCCAGATCGCCAAGATCGTGGCTGCAGAGTCAGGTGGGGCCAggttcctgctggggctgagccctggctcctgcaggcCCCCTCTGGGCTGgttcccagagctccctgggtggggtgctggctctgggggcacCTCAGGAGCTGTGCTTGGATTTACATCCTGTTGTGCTGGTGAAAAGCTGTCCCACGTGGATTGCTGCGAGCTCATCCATCCCCCTCCTGTTTTCTGTTCCAGCCTCAGCCCAGCTGACCCCGGATCTGTTATCTCCAGGGAGCTCAAATGCCTCCTCTCCCGTCCACTGCTTTGGGCCCTCTTTCCAGTCCACCACGTCCTTCGTGATCAGCGACATCACGGAGGAGGAGGCGGAGCTGGAGAGCCCCGAGGCGCCCTCGGTGGCCGAGCTGCCCCCGCTCTGCTCCGCCCCCGAGGGCCGGCCCGAGCCCCGCGACCCCGACGAGGAGGACTCCGTGTCCCTCTCCAAGGCCAGCAGCTTTGCTGACATGATGGGAATTCTCAAAGACATTCATAGAATGAAGCAGAGCAAAGACTTGTGAGTGCttcctgaaattctgctttgGTTCTGTGTGGGATCCGTGCAGAgccggggctggagctgccccctgTCCTCCCCTCCTGGGGGAGATGAGAGCAGAGCTTGGCAACTCCTTCCTGGGGTTTTTGCCTTTCTGGGAGAGGAAATGATGGAGAATTTCCATGGGGGAAATACCTCCTTGGGGCAGAACTTGTAACACATTCCtggggtttgttgggtttttttcctggatagGAAATAGTGCAGGGGAATTTAAACTGTTTAAATGTTTGGCCATTCCAGCTTGTTCACCTGacagaaaagctgtgtttgcCCAGGTGCaggccagccctgtgtgtgttgGCAGCTTTCAGGGCTGTCTTACCCAGCTCCCATCCTGGGAAgctcagcagcttttccagcatGGAATATCCAGGGATTTAACACATGGAGCTTCTCAGCTTCTGTGGTTCTTCATCTGCCTGGACCTCTGCAGAggtccaggcagagctgtgaggcaGGGATTTGGGTCCTGTCAGGGCTGAGTGCAGTGAGGATTCTGTCCTTTGTGCCCCtcaggagccaggcagagctgtcaggcaGGAGTTTGGGTCCTGTCAGGGCTGAGTGCAGTGAGTtttgtgctggctgcagtgaGGATTCTGTCCTTTGTGCCCCtcaggagccaggcagagctgtcagtgaGGAGTTTGGGTCCtgtcagggctggctgcagtgagttttgtgctggctgcagtgaGGATTCTGTCCTTTGTGCCCCTCAGGAGCCGCCCTTCCCTGAAGCAGGAGGACCCGGCCGTGCTCATTGCAGAGGTGCTCAGGAGGAAGTTTGCTCTCAAGGATGAAGACCTGGCCCTGAAGGAGAAGTGATGctgctgccctcagctctgtcagcaGTTTCTGCTCCCAAAAGCTCCTCCACAGTAGCTGCCTTCTCCCAAGGACGGAGCCTTTTGCCTCTTTTATTAATCATGGTTTGTGCACGGACACTTGGTCAGGAAATTGGATTTGATGTGTTTGCCATGTGTTGTTCTATTTAAGAAAATCCTTTTTAAGAAGATGGAAGCTCTTTCCCACCTGTGTTTTGGTGTTGGTGAGGATCTCCTGGAGTGCTGCTGGATTACCTGCACTTCCCTTAGGTCCCAGTTCAGCACTGAGCTGTAAGGACAGAACCAGTTcccctgcccagtctgaacaGGACAAACCCCAGTTCTTTATCTGAgtgtggcacagagctgctgagagcgagctcctggctgctgccagctctccagggctgtgggatcatgctgggaaaagggattttatttccccaaacccccctggctCGGGTCTGAGGGatttcctgtgccctgggtgtTCATTCTCTCACAGATCAGCCACAGTTGCATGACAGAATGGCCTTAATTTCCTGCCAGCAATTTACTGTCCCATTccagtccctgtgcccccagcctgtgtttTATTTCACCTCCCCAGGGTCTGTTGATTGACCTGGCACCCATGCAAAGGGCCGAGcaccccaggcagagcagggcaggagcttggccttggctgtggctgcagttcCCCTCACTCAGAGCTCTCCCCAGCTCCAcgctccctgcagtgcccccatggctgtatttaaaatgtgatttttttttttcctttctataaaATGGAGCCTTAATAAGACACTGGTGGTCTGTGGGGTTATTGTTGGGCTCAgggtggggctgctgggggtggaATCCCAAATATTCAGGTGCCAGAGGCTTTCTCCATCCTGGATGTCCTTGAATAATGAAATCATCATCCCCAGCCCAAAAACCAGAGAGGCTTctgtggcagggagggggaagatGTGAGAATGTCCAGTTTTAGGGAGAGCTCCTcccctgctggggcagcccagagcccctgggTGCTTGGTCACTGTCGTGTCCCCACAgggcccctctgccccagggtttgggggtttgtggagatggagctgtcagcagtgcctgctctgggaacagcacagggacacagccaaaCCCTCAGAAACAAACTCCAACCTTTTATTTGGACTAAAGCAGCATCTCAGGGaacagagaggggctgggggctgcaccAAGGGGTTCCCCCCccctctgtgagctctgtgagcagcccagtgctgccagagccaggctgggtcACTCACCAGTGCTTAATGACCCTGTTCCCTTCCGAGTCCTGTGTGAACAGGGGCTCAGAGCCCAGCTCGGGGGgctgcctggccctggccctgggggggctgggggtggctctgtgggggctgggggtggctctgggggggctgggactGGCCCTGTCCCCGTGGGCAGtggccctgctcccctggcagccctggagctgcctgcagggccCCTCTGGGACCTGGCCCCACTCccgcaggggctgggctggcctcGGGCTCTGGGGAGGGCAGCAAAcccccctgggagcagcccctggcccagggtttgtgtccccagccccagctctgctgcagggctgtgctcccctgCCCCCCGAGCCCGTTCCCCCAGGAGACAGCCAGGGtttgtccctgccccagcaccaggaggcccccccagccccaggggaggCTTTGCTCTGCCTCTGAGGCTCCACGCTGAGCTCCAGGGGCTCCTGAGGTGtttgccctgcctgggctgcgccctgcagcccctgctcagccccagggggctcctgcagctgtggcaaGGGCAGGATCTTCACgggccaggcaggcagagcagcccccgAGTCCTCCCAGGGGCCGGGCCTGCGGTTCTCTTTGTTCTCTTTGTCTCCTCCATCTGCAAACGACAGGGAGTCggtgaaagcagagccagctcccGGGTGAGCCAcccccacagcatccctgctgtcccctgtgtgtccccaggggctgtccccagcactgccaccaccccagggatccctgcagctgcagaggctgccctggcacagccccagagctgcagctgcagcccaaagGCACCAAAAAGCCCCAGaactccccagctctgccctggcctcACACAGGCATCAGGACCCACATTTCCCTCTGAAACCATTCCAGAGAAAATCCGTGGTTTACCTCTGAAACAATTTCATATAAAATCCAAGTTTTCCCTCTGAAACCATTCTATATAAAATCCAAGTTCCCAGGACCATCCAGCCCCTCCTCCCTGGGAGTTCCACCCCTTGCCCTCTGCCCCCCAAAATGCCTTTTCTgcccagccaggagagcagagctgggttgGTGAGGCTGAGTCCCTGCCCAGGTACCTGGCCGGGGGCTGAAGAAGCTGAGGATGGAGCTCTgcctggggatggagctgccaggctgtgggagcagcaccgggctctgcttcctccctgcagctcggctggctgctctgagcgtgaggggctgtggggagaaacacgtgaaaaatattaaaataaaaataaaaccagctctgcccctctcccagcGCTGTGGCACAGCTCCCGCCTTCATTATGCAGCATCATAACGCTGAATAAATCATTATCATTTGATAATAATTATTCATTATTAATAATTACCAAAGCATCAGTCATTTGGGCTGGAAATCCCAAATAACTGGGGGTGGAGATGTCCCaggccaagccctgcccaggcagggtcacctggagcaggtggcacagggacacggccaggtgggtttgggatgtcCCCACAGAGGGAgactccagccctccctgggcagctgttccagggctctgccaccctcacagagagaaattcttcctcagGTTGAGGTAGAACTCGGTCTGTTTTATTTTACGGCCATGGCTCCTCGtcctgtccctgagcagagcctggcaccgTCCCCTGACAGCGCTTGGGGATATTTTATGGGTTCGGGGTCCCCTctcagcctcccctgcccgggCGATGCTCAGGCCCCGAACGAGTCCCGGTGTTCAACGGCAGCGCCTCGGCCTGaccgggggtcccggggctggCCCGACCCCCCCGGGTCCCCTCAGGGCCTCACCCGCGCCTGGCCCCGCTTCAGCTCCGCCGTGTCCAGCCACACCCCGCAGGCCTcggccggggccgcgccgcccccgcgccgccgcctcatcccggggctgccgggggctccccgggcccgggcccggTTCCGGTTTTCCCGGTTCCCGTTTCCCGGTTCCGGTTCCGGTTCCGGTTGTTCCcggttcccgttcccgttccccgGTTCCGGTTCCGGGATTTCCCGGTTCGCGTTTTCCCGCTCGCGCTGGCCCCGCCCCCAACGCGCACTCCGCACGCGCCGCACGCGCGCACGGACCAATGAGAGATGAGAGGAGGAGCCACATATGCCTCGCCCCAGGACGCACTGCGCATCCACAACTCACGGGGACGGGCCAATGGGAGATAAGGGGCAGTGCCATATGTGCTCCGCCCCTAAGAGGCACTGCGCACGCGCTCCCTGAAAGGATGGACCAATGGCAGAGAGGGGCGGTGCCATATATGCCCCTCCTCTAGTCCGCACTGCGCACGCGCCATCCGCAAGGACGGGCCAATGGGGCATGGGGGCGGAGCTGCATGTGGGATAAGACCACGCCCACACGGCCCCCCCTGCCCTATATAATGGGCGCTGGCGGTGGGGCCCACTCAGAGCAGCGGGAGCGGGGTCGGCGGGGTCTCCACTGCCAcctgttcccagccctgacccagTGCTGGGGCCCCCCATCGCACCAACCCCTCCTCTCCGCTcgctgccagggccagggccgTGCCCTTGCTGCTCCCAGCGGGTAAAGGACAGCTCTGAACAactccctcagccctgcaggaggggcCTGACGtgatattaaattaatttgtcaCCTTAGTGGCTTAAATAGCCTCCCCTTGGTCTGTTTCCATGGTTTAGAGTCCAACAGGGGCCAGATGGCCTCTCCTTATcgtgctgggagagctggcagccacccagagccttccccagcccatcagGTCACAATGACACTTTGTTCCAACTGTTTATTCTGAGCTGAACTTCATGAACCCTGTACCATTCTGTGAGCAAGCCGGAACTTAGGCTGGattaaaaaagcattaaaagcaTCTCTCATTCCCTATAGAAAGCACTTGCTGAGTAACAGTTCCTGAAGCAGCATCTGGGGGCTTGGTGCTGGGTTTGGGCTGAGCTCACTTTACTCTTCCTTGAGGCCCAGCTTGTTCCTCACCCTGCGGGCCATGTAGGCGGCCGTGAGGACGGAGCAGGTGACGGTGAGCAGGAACAGGGCCGAGAAGTCAtgagccaggccctgctggaGGGAGGAGTAGATCTCCCTCCTGGACTCGTAGTCCAGCACCACGGCCTCGATCTGCGCCAGCGTGCAGAGCACCAGGAACACGTGGAAGATCTGGTGGCTCTGCCCCACGAAGTGGCACCTCCCGGGGAACCACTTCTCGGGGTAGGGATGGGAGAAGAAGAAGGCTcccaggaggaagaagagcacCTGGCACTTGTGGTAGAGCAGGGCGGGGTCGGGGCGCGCGGCCGTGCAGATGCGGTGCAGCACGGGGCTGATGTCCAGCAGGTAGGCCAGCCCcgagggcagctcctggcacaggcgGCCGGGCAGCGAGCAGCGCGGGTGGAAGTGGAACTTGGCGTAGCAGGAACCGGCGCAGGACAGCCAGGCCAGCGCCGCCGCCAGCGGCAGGAAGAAGCCGCGCACGAGGCGGTGCCAGCCCGGCTCGATGGCGTAGTAGAAGTGGCTCAGGGCGCTGCCGTACTGGTACACGGCCACCCCCACGTAGTCCATGAAGAAGAAGCTGTAGTGCCAGAACTCGGACTTGGCCTGCAGCAGGTGGGCCAGGCTGCTGAAGGTCAGGTAGGTGATGGCGGCGGCCAGGATGATGAGCAGGGGCCGGGCGTGCGCGTCCTGCCCGAAGTCCACGCGCTgccagaggtgctgcaggcgcagcagcagcaccagcgcGGCCGCCAGGTGCGACCACACGTTGACGGCCTCGTTGTGCTGCTGGAAGAGCGTGGAGAAGTAGTAGCGCCAGGTCTGGCGCACGGGCCGGTAGCCGACGTGGATGTAGGGCTTCCAGAACACCGGGGGCACCTCGGCGCTGCTCACCGTGCCCGGGGACAGCGGCCCCAGCAGCCCCGGCAGCTGCCTCACGCTGATGAAGAGCTGGCTCAGCTTCTCCAGCACCACCATGGCCATGGTCAGGCCAAACTCCGCGTCCTTGCTCTGCGAAATTACctttgggaaggagaaaaagttTTGCTGAGGGGTTTAGGAGGGGTTTTAATGTAATTATCAACAAGTGGGGGGTGTTCAAATGCTCTGGTTGGGGTTTTCCCCATG is part of the Haemorhous mexicanus isolate bHaeMex1 chromosome 27, bHaeMex1.pri, whole genome shotgun sequence genome and encodes:
- the PAQR7 gene encoding membrane progestin receptor alpha, whose amino-acid sequence is MAMVVLEKLSQLFISVRQLPGLLGPLSPGTVSSAEVPPVFWKPYIHVGYRPVRQTWRYYFSTLFQQHNEAVNVWSHLAAALVLLLRLQHLWQRVDFGQDAHARPLLIILAAAITYLTFSSLAHLLQAKSEFWHYSFFFMDYVGVAVYQYGSALSHFYYAIEPGWHRLVRGFFLPLAAALAWLSCAGSCYAKFHFHPRCSLPGRLCQELPSGLAYLLDISPVLHRICTAARPDPALLYHKCQVLFFLLGAFFFSHPYPEKWFPGRCHFVGQSHQIFHVFLVLCTLAQIEAVVLDYESRREIYSSLQQGLAHDFSALFLLTVTCSVLTAAYMARRVRNKLGLKEE
- the MTFR1L gene encoding mitochondrial fission regulator 1-like isoform X2, whose product is MDAEATIPIWQNKPHGSARSVVRMIGSNLPLKPCPRATFEVLPGVSDLYLGDVPPVPTLADIVWIAADDEETYARVRSDTRPLKHKWKPSPFTVIQRNASVPNLRKQEEKLLALKKPGLPALSRTTELQDELSHLRSQIAKIVAAESASAQLTPDLLSPGSSNASSPVHCFGPSFQSTTSFVISDITEEEAELESPEAPSVAELPPLCSAPEGRPEPRDPDEEDSVSLSKASSFADMMGILKDIHRMKQSKDLSRPSLKQEDPAVLIAEVLRRKFALKDEDLALKEK
- the LOC132338892 gene encoding basic proline-rich protein-like, translating into MRRRRGGGAAPAEACGVWLDTAELKRGQARPLTLRAASRAAGRKQSPVLLPQPGSSIPRQSSILSFFSPRPDGGDKENKENRRPGPWEDSGAALPAWPVKILPLPQLQEPPGAEQGLQGAAQAGQTPQEPLELSVEPQRQSKASPGAGGASWCWGRDKPWLSPGGTGSGGRGAQPCSRAGAGDTNPGPGAAPRGVCCPPQSPRPAQPLREWGQVPEGPCRQLQGCQGSRATAHGDRASPSPPRATPSPHRATPSPPRARARQPPELGSEPLFTQDSEGNRVIKHW
- the MTFR1L gene encoding mitochondrial fission regulator 1-like isoform X1 yields the protein MLSLIPGQLGPLEVTWASPSWSRFLSTTCSISREGDSQLPWTIPIWQNKPHGSARSVVRMIGSNLPLKPCPRATFEVLPGVSDLYLGDVPPVPTLADIVWIAADDEETYARVRSDTRPLKHKWKPSPFTVIQRNASVPNLRKQEEKLLALKKPGLPALSRTTELQDELSHLRSQIAKIVAAESASAQLTPDLLSPGSSNASSPVHCFGPSFQSTTSFVISDITEEEAELESPEAPSVAELPPLCSAPEGRPEPRDPDEEDSVSLSKASSFADMMGILKDIHRMKQSKDLSRPSLKQEDPAVLIAEVLRRKFALKDEDLALKEK